From the genome of Papaver somniferum cultivar HN1 chromosome 2, ASM357369v1, whole genome shotgun sequence, one region includes:
- the LOC113351616 gene encoding uncharacterized protein LOC113351616, with translation MLTSWIRLKKENSHRGLEFLQMLEKEHYLLQGLCERKCEHLSCDEALQAVESLIFEELKKREHVTGFASRSLEAVVRKRQEELTERESDVMSISSRFELEALSSVLKEGYEESLSGVTTHLCDTDYGEDDDGRMYDVLHQADNCIQVALRRRKEQLSVELSKIDARIMRNVTGMQQLGLKLGPLSSYNFRTIILPLVKSFMRAHLEELVDKDATERSEVAREAFLAEPALDSKKGNHKGGDSKHNQEQMKHKKKNKDHIRR, from the exons ATGCTTACATCATGGATCCGTCTGAAGAAAGAAAACTCCCATCGTGGATTGGAATTTCTTCAGATGCTTGAGAAGGAACATTACCTCTTACAAGGCTTGTGCGAGAGGAAATGTGAGCATTTGAGCTGCGATGAAGCTTTACAAGCAGTTGAGAGTCTCATCTTCGAAGAGCTTAAAAAAAGGGAGCATGTTACTGGATTTGCCTCCCGTAGTTTGGAGGCTGTCGTTCGCAAGCGTCAAGAAGAACTTACTGAAAGAGAAAGTGATGTTATGTCCATCAGTAGTAGGTTTGAGTTGGAGGCTCTATCAAGTGTTCTCAAAGAAGGATACGAAGAATCTCTGTCTGGTGTCACTACTCATTTATGTGATACGGATTATGGAGAAGATGATGACGGGAGAATGTACGATGTTCTTCATCAAGCAGATAATTGCATTCAAGTAGCACTCCGGAGACGGAAGGAACAGTTATCTGTAGAG CTCAGCAAAATTGATGCCAGGATCATGCGAAATGTCACAGGCATGCAACAGTTAGGGCTTAAGCTTGGACCCTTGTCTTCCTACAATTTTCGGACGATTATTCTGCCTCTTGTTAAGTCATTCATGCGG GCACATTTGGAAGAACTAGTCGACAAAGATGCTACAGAGAGATCTGAAGTTGCAAGAGAAGCATTTTTAGCTGAACCTGCACTTGATTCTAAAAAGGGTAATCACAAAGGCGGTGATTCTAAACATAATCAAGAGCAGATGAAgcataagaaaaagaacaaggatCACATCCGTAGATAG
- the LOC113348408 gene encoding calcium uptake protein, mitochondrial-like → MSLGSSLKRSSPLIYGLNRHRYHTIRLFRNQAGESSSSSSSSSSSSSPSSLNLFLKSVSIIAAGSGLGYWFSNSSYFSSAKSGAIAFADWTTQTNPSVLQQDDSADTSEKKKSKFIFGDAYRRKVFFNYEKRIRMRSPPEKVFEYFASFVTPEGEVLMRPADLMRAIVPVFPPSESSNVREGYLRGERAPEGELRCAPSKFFMLFDTDNDGLISFAEYIFFVTLLSIPESSFSIAFKMFDLDYNGEIDRDEFKRVMTWMRALNRQGAHHRDGKRTGLKISYPVENGGLLEYFFGKDGTSCLQHEKFVEFLRNLHNEILLLEFNHYDYKRRGTISAKDFALSMVAAADMSNINQFLARVDKLDNEPHLSEIRITLEEFMAFAEIRKKLAPLSLAIFSYGTVNGLFTKKDFQRAASNVCGVTLSDNVVDIIFHVFDTNADGNLSANEFVKVLHRRERGMGQTVTELGVLGSVLNCA, encoded by the exons ATGTCTCTCGGTTCATCGTTGAAAAGATCTTCTCCTTTGATTTATGGATTAAACAGACATCGTTATCACACCATTCGGTTGTTCCGAAATCAAGCAGgagaatcatcttcatcatcatcgtcgtcgTCGTCGTCGTCATCTCCATCGTCTCTGAATTTGTTTCTTAAATCAGTATCTATAATTGCTGCTGGTTCTGGTTTAGGTTATTGGTTTTCtaattcttcttatttctcttcTGCAAAATCGGGTGCTATTGCTTTTGCTGATTGGACTACTCAAACAAATCCTTCGGTTTTACAACAAGATGATTCAGCTGATACTTCAGAGAAAAAGAAATCTAAATTCATATTTGGGG ATGCTTACAGGAGAAAGGTCTTCTTTAACTATGAAAAACGCATTAGGATGAGGAGTCCTCCAGAAAAG GTTTTTGAGTACTTTGCATCCTTCGTTACCCCTGAAGGTGAGGTTCTTATGAGACCAGCAGATTTAATGCGGGCAATCGTTCCGGTGTTTCCTCCATCTGAATCTAGTAATGTTAGAGAAGGGTATCTTAGAGGGGAGCGTGCCCCTGAAGGAGAGTTGAGATGTGCTCCATCAAAATTTTTCATGCTTTTTGACACAGACAATGATGGACTTATATCTTTTGCAGA GTACATTTTCTTCGTCACACTACTTAGCATTCCTGAATCAAGCTTTTCCATAGCTTTCAAAATGTTTGACCTTGACTACAATGG AGAGATAGACAGGGATGAGTTTAAGAGAGTGATGACTTGGATGCGAGCGCTCAATAGGCAAGGAGCTCATCACAGGGATGGAAAGCGCACTGGTCTAAAAATTAGTTATCCTGTTGAAAATGGAGGTCTGCTGGAATATTTTTTTGGCAAGGATGGAACATCATGCTTACAACATGAAAAATTCGTtgaatttttgagaaatttgcacaATGAG ATATTGCTCCTGGAGTTCAATCACTATGATTACAAGCGCCGAGGAACTATATCAGCTAAGGATTTTGCATTGTCCATGGTAGCTGCAGCTGATATGAGCAATATAAATCAGTTCCTTGCCCGGGTCGATAAACTAGACAATGAACCACATCTCAGTGAGATCCGCATTACACTGGAAGAATTCATGGCTTTTGCAGAGATACGTAAGAAATTAGCTCCGTTGTCTTTGGCGATCTTCTCGTATGGGACAGTAAATGGCTTATTCACAAAGAAGGATTTTCAGCGAGCTGCTTCCAAT GTATGCGGTGTCACTCTCTCTGACAACGTAGTTGACATCATATTCCATGTATTTGATACAAATGCTGATGGGAATTTAAGTGCGAATGAGTTTGTGAAAGTTCTACACAGACGAGAAAGGGGAATGGGCCAGACTGTTACTGAGCTTGGAGTCTTGGGCTCAGTACTGAATTGCGCATAA